A single genomic interval of Halorubrum aethiopicum harbors:
- a CDS encoding sugar transferase, giving the protein MLSGWRYRLESVAGVALLTAVAVAVANSAAVHALLGRLPVVGRLAADAPMGAELLFEVATTVVVVTAAFVPLYKPRPRRILDTVALAQKRVMVAMFALAAVGYFDYTYRLPRTTLIAITPALLVVLPAWFVWIRRRPTAETDRVIVVGDDPAEIGRLAGDVDVPLIGYLCPTSSLDSVAESEESRAVATAVADGGAQIRGLDRLGGLSRIEDVLVEYDVDTAVLAFEHTDRAEFFGALDACYEHGVAAKVHREHADRVLTADDDVGTLVDVDVEPWDVQDHVLKRGFDVAFSLFGLIALSPVIAAIAGAIKLDDGGPILYSQERTAVFGETFDVYKFRSMVPESESVEPVDDESNDRITRVGRFLRQTHLDEIPQLWSILVGDMSVVGPRAVWTDEESLLEAQERSWRKRWFVKPGLTGLAQVNGAKSTEPEEKLRYDLQYVKRQSFSYDMKLVTRQIWKVGADVVETIRA; this is encoded by the coding sequence ATGCTCTCCGGATGGCGGTATCGGCTCGAAAGCGTCGCGGGCGTCGCGCTGTTGACCGCGGTCGCCGTCGCGGTCGCGAACAGCGCGGCCGTTCACGCGCTGTTGGGCCGGCTTCCGGTCGTCGGCCGGCTGGCGGCGGACGCGCCGATGGGTGCGGAGCTGTTGTTCGAGGTCGCGACGACGGTCGTCGTCGTCACCGCCGCCTTCGTTCCGCTGTACAAGCCGCGGCCGCGGCGCATCCTCGACACCGTCGCGCTCGCACAGAAGCGGGTCATGGTCGCGATGTTCGCGCTCGCGGCCGTGGGCTACTTCGATTACACCTACCGACTCCCCCGAACGACGCTCATCGCGATCACGCCGGCGTTGCTCGTCGTTCTCCCCGCGTGGTTCGTGTGGATCCGGCGGCGGCCGACTGCCGAGACGGATCGGGTGATCGTCGTCGGCGACGATCCCGCGGAGATCGGGCGTCTCGCCGGCGACGTGGACGTTCCTCTGATCGGGTACCTCTGTCCGACGAGTTCGCTCGACTCGGTCGCGGAGTCGGAGGAGTCGCGTGCGGTCGCGACCGCGGTCGCCGACGGTGGGGCGCAGATCCGGGGATTGGATCGGCTCGGCGGACTCTCGCGCATCGAGGACGTGCTCGTCGAGTACGACGTGGACACCGCAGTGCTCGCCTTCGAACACACCGACCGCGCGGAGTTCTTCGGCGCGCTCGACGCGTGTTACGAACACGGCGTCGCGGCGAAGGTCCACCGCGAGCACGCGGACCGGGTGTTGACCGCCGACGACGACGTGGGGACGCTCGTCGACGTCGACGTCGAGCCGTGGGACGTCCAGGACCACGTCCTGAAACGCGGATTCGACGTGGCGTTCTCGCTGTTCGGTTTGATCGCCTTGAGCCCCGTTATCGCGGCGATCGCCGGCGCGATCAAGCTGGACGACGGCGGGCCGATCCTCTACAGCCAGGAGCGGACGGCGGTGTTCGGCGAGACGTTCGACGTGTACAAGTTCCGATCGATGGTTCCCGAGAGCGAGTCGGTCGAACCGGTCGACGACGAGTCGAACGACCGGATCACTCGCGTAGGTCGGTTCCTTCGACAGACGCATCTCGATGAGATCCCGCAGCTGTGGTCGATCCTCGTCGGCGACATGAGCGTGGTCGGCCCGCGGGCGGTGTGGACCGACGAGGAGTCCCTTCTGGAGGCACAGGAGCGATCCTGGCGTAAACGGTGGTTCGTCAAGCCTGGCTTGACCGGACTGGCCCAAGTGAACGGTGCGAAGAGCACCGAACCGGAGGAGAAGCTGCGGTACGACCTCCAGTACGTGAAACGCCAGTCGTTCTCGTACGACATGAAACTCGTCACTCGTCAGATATGGAAGGTCGGTGCGGACGTGGTCGAGACGATTCGCGCGTGA
- a CDS encoding hydantoinase/oxoprolinase family protein, translating into MGERRIGVDVGGTFTDVALALNGALVTAKVPTTDDQSEGVMAGIEKACAEAGIDPESLAEFSHAMTVSVNALLEENGARTALVTTEGFRDVLEIGRQDRPSLYDLDAEKPTPLVPGRRRFEVAERATVDGIERPVDGEDVRAVAAAIREADAESVAVSLLHAYAHPENEARVAETLRAELDVPVSASHEVLAEFREYERTSTTVVDAYVGPAIDRYVGRLTERARDRGVPQPRIMQANGGITDADTVRENAVTTVLSGPAAGVVGASAMATAGGEPNRTDEAGLVTFDMGGTSSDVSLVRDGAAARTTESEINGRPIRTPMVDIETVGAGGGSIAWVDAGGALRIGPRSAGADPGPACYGKGGTEPTVTDANLVLGYVGASTSLGGELSLDAEAARDALAGLAEEAGMDGPLAAARGVHRVANANMTRAIRSVTVERGHDPRRFGLVAFGGAGPMHAIAIAESLDVGRVVVPRASGVLSAYGLLAADEKRDAVRTRQHPLSAVDPDAIDEVYRELSEELLAEVSDPDAATVEYAADLRYAGQSFELTVDVERPFDPAAAGEAFAAAHDAAYGYRADEPVELVNCRATATRSRSAPPLEYDAAGDPRKGTREAAFGEVGGTTADDDGGTAADGVRDTAVYDRGRLPPGETFAGPAVVEGDESTAVVPPGWDVRVRADGALVAEVSES; encoded by the coding sequence ATGGGTGAACGGCGGATCGGCGTCGATGTCGGCGGCACGTTCACGGACGTGGCGCTGGCGCTCAACGGCGCGCTCGTGACCGCGAAGGTCCCGACCACGGACGACCAGAGCGAGGGCGTGATGGCCGGGATCGAGAAGGCCTGCGCCGAGGCGGGGATCGACCCCGAGAGCCTCGCGGAGTTCTCCCACGCGATGACCGTCTCGGTCAATGCGCTGCTCGAGGAAAACGGCGCGCGGACCGCGCTCGTCACGACCGAGGGGTTCCGGGACGTCCTGGAGATCGGCCGGCAGGACCGGCCGTCGCTGTACGACCTCGACGCCGAGAAGCCCACGCCGCTCGTCCCGGGACGCCGCCGCTTCGAGGTGGCTGAACGGGCGACCGTCGACGGGATCGAACGACCCGTCGACGGGGAGGACGTTCGCGCGGTCGCCGCGGCGATCCGCGAGGCCGACGCCGAGAGCGTCGCGGTCTCGTTGCTCCACGCCTACGCGCACCCCGAGAACGAGGCGCGCGTGGCGGAAACGCTCCGCGCGGAACTCGACGTGCCGGTGTCGGCCTCCCACGAGGTGCTCGCGGAGTTTCGCGAGTACGAGCGAACCTCGACGACCGTCGTCGACGCCTACGTCGGCCCGGCGATCGACCGCTACGTGGGCCGGCTCACGGAGCGCGCGCGAGACCGCGGCGTCCCGCAGCCGCGGATCATGCAGGCCAACGGCGGGATCACGGACGCCGACACCGTCAGGGAAAACGCCGTGACGACCGTCCTCTCGGGGCCCGCCGCGGGCGTCGTGGGCGCGAGCGCGATGGCGACCGCGGGCGGCGAACCGAACCGAACTGACGAAGCCGGCCTCGTCACCTTCGACATGGGCGGCACCTCGAGCGACGTGAGCCTCGTTCGCGACGGCGCGGCCGCGCGGACGACCGAGAGCGAGATCAACGGCCGGCCGATCCGGACGCCGATGGTCGACATCGAGACGGTCGGCGCGGGCGGCGGGTCGATCGCCTGGGTCGACGCCGGCGGCGCGCTCCGGATCGGGCCGCGCTCCGCGGGCGCCGACCCCGGGCCCGCCTGCTACGGAAAGGGCGGGACGGAGCCGACCGTGACGGACGCGAACCTCGTGTTGGGGTACGTCGGCGCGAGCACCAGTCTCGGGGGCGAGCTGTCGCTCGACGCGGAGGCCGCCCGCGACGCCCTCGCGGGGCTCGCCGAGGAGGCGGGGATGGACGGCCCGCTCGCGGCCGCCCGCGGCGTCCACCGCGTCGCGAACGCGAACATGACCCGGGCGATCCGTTCGGTGACCGTCGAGCGGGGCCACGACCCGCGGCGGTTCGGCCTCGTCGCGTTCGGCGGCGCGGGGCCGATGCACGCGATCGCGATCGCCGAGAGCCTCGACGTCGGGAGGGTGGTCGTCCCGCGGGCCTCGGGCGTCCTCTCGGCGTACGGTCTGCTCGCGGCCGACGAGAAGCGCGACGCGGTCCGGACGCGCCAGCACCCGCTCTCGGCGGTCGACCCCGACGCGATCGACGAGGTGTACCGAGAGCTCTCCGAGGAGCTGCTTGCCGAGGTGAGCGATCCCGACGCGGCGACCGTGGAGTACGCCGCCGACCTCCGGTACGCCGGCCAGAGCTTCGAGCTCACCGTCGACGTGGAGCGCCCCTTCGACCCCGCGGCGGCCGGCGAGGCGTTCGCGGCGGCCCACGACGCCGCGTACGGCTACCGGGCGGACGAGCCGGTCGAACTCGTGAACTGCCGGGCGACGGCCACGCGCTCCCGGAGCGCGCCGCCGCTCGAGTACGACGCCGCCGGCGACCCGCGGAAGGGGACCCGCGAGGCGGCGTTCGGCGAGGTGGGCGGGACGACTGCCGACGACGACGGCGGGACGGCCGCCGACGGCGTCCGCGACACGGCGGTCTACGACCGGGGGCGGCTGCCGCCGGGCGAGACGTTCGCGGGACCGGCCGTCGTCGAGGGCGACGAGAGCACGGCCGTGGTTCCGCCGGGCTGGGACGTGCGGGTGCGTGCGGACGGCGCGCTGGTGGCGGAGGTGAGTGAGTCATGA
- a CDS encoding hydantoinase B/oxoprolinase family protein, whose protein sequence is MNDDETSGEAQDPTHDHGATVDHDLDPVTLEILRNQLESVATEMGHVLIRGAYSPNIKERQDCSTALFDASGRMVAQAEHIPVHLGAMPDAVETVLEENPKPGDVFVLNDPFAGGTHLPDVTLVSTIAPEGEVIGFAVSRAHHADVGGSAPGSMPAGAREIFEEGLRLPAVRLVDGGEPNEAVRELIRANVRTPDEREADLRAQRAANARAEERVGELLDEHGPTLLDAFDAVIDYSRERVEAELAALPDGTYRARDVLEGDGVTDEDVPIEASVMIDGASIAVDFSGTAEQVAGNLNAPLSVAKSAVYFVVRAITDPEIPPNHGCYEPVSVSAPEGSLLDPRPPAAVVGGNVETSQRVTDVTLAALASAVPDVVPAGGQGTMNNLIIGDRGGEFTYYETIGGGFGARPGKDGMDGVQVGMTNTLNTPVEALEAAYPLRVERYALRPGSGGDGRYRGGLGLERTVAVETDATVSLLTERRRTAPAGLAGGADGATGKNLVDGEPVPAKASVDVTAGATVSILTPGGGGHGDPAERDPEARERDRRDGKVTDR, encoded by the coding sequence ATGAACGACGACGAGACGTCGGGCGAAGCGCAGGACCCGACCCACGACCACGGGGCGACGGTCGACCACGACCTTGATCCGGTGACGCTGGAGATCCTCCGGAACCAACTCGAGAGCGTCGCCACGGAGATGGGCCACGTGCTCATCCGCGGGGCGTACTCGCCGAACATCAAGGAACGACAGGACTGCTCGACCGCGCTCTTCGACGCGTCGGGGCGGATGGTCGCGCAGGCCGAACACATCCCGGTCCACCTCGGGGCGATGCCGGACGCGGTGGAGACGGTCCTCGAGGAGAACCCGAAGCCGGGCGACGTGTTCGTCCTCAACGACCCGTTCGCGGGCGGGACGCATCTCCCCGACGTCACGCTGGTGTCGACGATCGCGCCCGAGGGAGAGGTGATCGGCTTCGCGGTGTCGCGCGCGCACCACGCCGACGTGGGCGGCAGCGCTCCGGGGAGCATGCCCGCGGGGGCCCGAGAGATCTTCGAAGAGGGACTCCGCCTGCCCGCGGTCCGCCTCGTCGACGGCGGCGAGCCGAACGAGGCGGTCCGCGAGCTGATCCGCGCGAACGTCCGGACGCCGGACGAGCGCGAGGCCGACCTCCGCGCGCAGCGCGCCGCGAACGCGCGCGCGGAGGAGCGGGTCGGCGAGCTGCTCGACGAGCACGGGCCGACGCTGCTCGACGCCTTCGACGCCGTCATCGACTACTCGCGCGAGCGCGTCGAGGCCGAACTCGCCGCCCTCCCGGACGGCACCTACCGGGCACGGGACGTGCTGGAGGGCGACGGCGTCACAGACGAGGACGTGCCGATCGAGGCGTCCGTCATGATCGACGGCGCGTCGATCGCCGTCGATTTCTCCGGGACCGCAGAGCAGGTGGCGGGCAACCTGAACGCGCCGCTGTCGGTCGCGAAGAGCGCGGTCTACTTCGTCGTCCGGGCGATCACGGATCCGGAGATCCCGCCGAACCACGGCTGTTACGAGCCGGTGTCGGTGTCGGCACCCGAGGGGTCGCTTCTCGATCCGCGCCCGCCCGCGGCGGTCGTCGGCGGCAACGTGGAGACGAGCCAGCGGGTCACCGACGTCACGCTCGCGGCGCTCGCCTCGGCGGTCCCCGACGTCGTCCCCGCCGGCGGGCAGGGGACGATGAACAACCTGATCATCGGCGACAGAGGTGGCGAGTTCACCTACTACGAGACGATCGGCGGCGGCTTCGGGGCCCGCCCCGGCAAGGACGGGATGGACGGCGTCCAGGTCGGCATGACGAACACGCTCAACACGCCCGTCGAGGCGCTGGAGGCCGCGTACCCGCTCCGCGTCGAGCGCTACGCGTTACGGCCCGGGAGCGGCGGCGACGGCCGGTACCGCGGCGGACTGGGGCTCGAACGGACCGTGGCCGTCGAGACCGACGCCACCGTCTCGCTTCTGACCGAGCGCCGGCGGACGGCCCCCGCGGGGCTCGCGGGCGGCGCGGACGGCGCTACGGGAAAGAACCTCGTCGACGGCGAGCCGGTGCCCGCGAAGGCCTCCGTCGATGTCACGGCCGGAGCGACCGTCTCGATCCTGACGCCCGGCGGCGGCGGCCACGGTGACCCCGCCGAGCGCGACCCGGAAGCGAGGGAGCGCGACCGGCGCGACGGGAAGGTAACCGATCGGTGA
- a CDS encoding AbrB/MazE/SpoVT family DNA-binding domain-containing protein — translation MAAEDFPEETTVSDRGMVTIPAALRRRLDIEPGDKLRWNVTEGGDLAVEVVRQRYGAFEDDDLQAPMGGDGVETHDLAGYEDDPAFTENA, via the coding sequence ATGGCAGCCGAAGATTTCCCCGAAGAGACCACGGTCAGTGACCGTGGCATGGTTACGATCCCGGCGGCACTCCGACGCCGGCTCGATATCGAGCCCGGCGACAAGCTCCGTTGGAACGTCACGGAGGGCGGGGATCTCGCCGTCGAGGTCGTCAGACAGCGCTACGGCGCGTTCGAAGACGACGACCTCCAGGCTCCGATGGGCGGTGACGGCGTCGAAACACACGACCTCGCCGGATACGAAGACGACCCCGCATTCACGGAGAACGCCTGA
- a CDS encoding type II toxin-antitoxin system VapC family toxin codes for MAVAVVDSNVLIDYKDTSSDSRHDQAAAIVHAIDRGDLPTARVTNYVLLESLNWIHERRRHDIAVDLRDRLSDSAGFELIHSAQKDFHRAVELFETYEGLAFGDATIVAYMERENIEYLYSFDDDFDTIDAISRLETAADPFS; via the coding sequence ATGGCGGTCGCAGTCGTCGATTCGAACGTCCTCATCGACTACAAGGATACGAGTTCTGATAGCCGTCACGACCAAGCAGCAGCCATCGTCCACGCGATCGATCGGGGTGACCTTCCCACGGCCCGGGTCACGAACTACGTGCTGTTGGAGTCTCTGAACTGGATCCACGAGCGACGGCGGCACGACATCGCAGTCGATCTCCGTGATCGGCTCTCCGACTCGGCAGGATTCGAACTGATCCACTCCGCTCAGAAGGACTTCCATCGCGCGGTGGAGCTCTTCGAGACCTACGAGGGACTCGCGTTCGGAGACGCGACCATCGTCGCCTACATGGAGCGAGAGAACATCGAGTACCTGTACTCGTTCGACGATGACTTCGACACCATCGACGCCATCAGCAGGTTGGAGACCGCCGCCGACCCGTTCAGCTGA
- a CDS encoding NAD-dependent epimerase/dehydratase family protein, protein MNGQRVLVTGGAGFIGSNLANRLAADNDVIAVDDTYLGTPENLADDVEFVEASVLEDDYPVDVDVVFHLAALSSRNMHESDPQRGCRVNVEGFVNTVERARKQGCETVVYASTSSIYGSRTEPSPVDMDVEAHTAYEASKLARERYAEYYANHHEMNVAGLRFFSVYQGFAGNEEHKGEYANTVAQFADAIARGEAPELFGDGSQTRDFTHVADVARACELAADHELTGVYNVGTQEAYSFNEMVAMINDALGTDVDPVYVECPFDGYVHDTMADYSTFHEATGWEPRISFEEGVERVCRPYLEDTTETA, encoded by the coding sequence ATGAACGGTCAACGCGTCCTCGTGACGGGCGGCGCGGGCTTCATCGGCTCGAACCTCGCGAACCGCCTCGCCGCGGATAACGACGTGATCGCCGTCGACGACACCTACCTCGGCACGCCCGAGAACCTCGCCGACGACGTGGAGTTCGTCGAGGCCTCGGTGCTCGAGGACGACTACCCCGTCGACGTCGACGTCGTCTTCCATCTCGCCGCGCTCTCCTCGCGGAACATGCACGAGAGCGACCCCCAGCGCGGCTGCCGCGTCAACGTCGAGGGGTTCGTCAACACGGTCGAGCGCGCCCGAAAACAGGGCTGTGAGACGGTCGTCTACGCCTCCACCTCCTCGATCTACGGCAGCCGAACCGAACCCTCCCCCGTCGACATGGACGTGGAGGCCCACACCGCCTACGAGGCCTCCAAACTCGCCCGCGAACGCTACGCCGAGTACTACGCCAACCACCACGAGATGAACGTGGCGGGGCTCCGCTTCTTCTCGGTGTACCAGGGCTTCGCCGGCAACGAGGAACACAAAGGCGAGTACGCCAACACGGTCGCGCAGTTCGCGGACGCGATCGCCCGCGGCGAGGCCCCCGAGCTGTTCGGCGACGGCAGCCAGACGCGCGATTTTACCCACGTCGCGGACGTCGCGCGCGCCTGCGAGCTCGCCGCGGATCACGAACTCACCGGCGTCTACAACGTCGGCACCCAGGAGGCCTACTCCTTCAACGAGATGGTCGCAATGATCAACGACGCGCTCGGCACCGACGTCGACCCCGTCTACGTCGAGTGCCCCTTCGACGGCTACGTCCACGACACCATGGCCGACTACTCCACCTTCCACGAGGCCACCGGTTGGGAGCCCCGGATCAGCTTCGAAGAAGGCGTCGAACGCGTCTGTCGACCCTATCTCGAGGACACGACGGAGACGGCGTGA
- a CDS encoding NAD(P)/FAD-dependent oxidoreductase: MYDTVVVGGGIVGSSVGYHLARAGVETLVVDRRDAGRATTAGAGIVSPGTSSRTADDDWFAFGTDAGDYYPDLVDRLESDGVSDTSYGRVGLIAAAVDDDELAPYEEATARIEARRDELPDIKEIDPSTATDRVPALAEPQRVFHVPDAARVNGQTFARALREAGRTHGLETTERDVTRIRTREHPGSRDAQVTGVETADGSRIDANRVVIAGGAWSSAFGDDLETEIPVEPKRGQIVHLDLPDADTGSWPVLKGFRHHYIVPWPDGRLVAGATRETGSGFDPRVTAGGLQEVLEEALRVAPGLDDATVIEHRVGLRPVCADGVPVLGPVPGVEGAHLATGHGATGLTLGPYSGKVVADRILDGESIPDAVSVARFADGSR; encoded by the coding sequence ATGTACGACACGGTCGTGGTCGGCGGCGGAATCGTCGGCTCCTCGGTCGGCTATCATCTGGCGCGTGCGGGGGTCGAAACGCTGGTCGTGGACCGGCGCGACGCAGGGCGAGCGACGACCGCCGGCGCGGGCATCGTCTCGCCGGGCACGAGCAGCCGCACCGCGGACGACGACTGGTTCGCGTTCGGGACCGACGCCGGCGACTACTACCCCGACCTCGTCGACCGACTCGAATCCGACGGCGTGAGCGACACGAGCTACGGGCGGGTGGGCCTGATCGCCGCCGCGGTCGACGACGACGAGCTCGCCCCCTACGAGGAGGCGACCGCCCGGATCGAGGCCCGTCGCGACGAACTCCCCGACATCAAGGAGATCGATCCATCTACGGCGACCGACCGCGTCCCCGCGCTCGCGGAGCCACAGCGGGTCTTCCACGTCCCCGACGCCGCGCGTGTGAACGGGCAGACCTTCGCGCGGGCGCTGCGGGAGGCGGGACGGACCCACGGCCTCGAGACGACCGAGCGCGACGTGACCCGGATCCGAACTCGAGAGCACCCCGGCAGTCGAGACGCCCAGGTGACTGGCGTCGAGACCGCCGACGGCTCGCGGATCGACGCGAACCGGGTCGTGATCGCCGGCGGCGCGTGGTCGTCCGCGTTCGGCGATGATCTAGAAACCGAGATCCCCGTCGAACCCAAGCGCGGCCAGATCGTCCACCTCGACCTGCCGGACGCCGACACGGGCTCGTGGCCGGTGCTGAAGGGGTTCCGCCACCACTACATCGTCCCCTGGCCGGACGGCCGCCTCGTCGCGGGCGCGACCCGCGAGACCGGGAGCGGCTTCGACCCGCGGGTCACGGCCGGCGGACTGCAGGAGGTGCTCGAGGAGGCGCTCCGGGTCGCGCCCGGCCTCGACGACGCGACCGTGATCGAGCACCGCGTCGGACTCCGTCCCGTCTGTGCCGACGGCGTCCCCGTCCTCGGCCCCGTCCCCGGCGTCGAGGGCGCGCACCTCGCGACCGGCCACGGGGCGACCGGGCTCACGCTCGGGCCCTACAGCGGAAAGGTCGTCGCAGACCGGATCCTCGACGGAGAGTCGATCCCGGACGCCGTCTCGGTTGCGCGGTTCGCGGACGGCTCGCGGTAG
- a CDS encoding nucleotidyltransferase family protein, protein MPSTEDIPTRLAQLKPQLEREYPISELGIFGSYARGEQRSDSDLDVLVAFDQPVTLFDLVRLENELTDELGVEVDLVTKDSLKPRIEARVTDDLVYV, encoded by the coding sequence ATGCCCTCGACCGAGGATATCCCCACGCGGCTCGCGCAACTCAAGCCGCAGCTCGAGCGAGAGTATCCGATCAGCGAGCTGGGGATCTTCGGATCGTATGCGCGCGGTGAACAACGGTCCGATAGCGACCTCGACGTGCTCGTCGCGTTCGATCAGCCGGTGACGCTGTTCGATCTCGTTCGGTTGGAGAACGAACTGACGGACGAACTCGGCGTCGAGGTCGACCTCGTGACGAAAGACTCGTTGAAGCCGCGGATCGAAGCTCGCGTCACTGACGACTTGGTCTACGTATGA
- a CDS encoding HepT-like ribonuclease domain-containing protein codes for MREVVDYLDDILDAVEKIRRFTNGMDYEAFVEDEKTVDAVLRNFEVIGEAAKNVPDDIRHEYSTVPWSEMAGMRDKLIHGYATVELRIVWTTIEEELPALETQVESVRAEFE; via the coding sequence ATGAGGGAGGTGGTGGACTACCTCGATGACATCCTCGACGCCGTCGAAAAGATCCGCCGATTCACGAACGGGATGGACTACGAGGCGTTCGTCGAAGACGAAAAGACGGTCGACGCCGTCCTTCGAAACTTCGAGGTGATCGGCGAAGCAGCGAAGAACGTTCCGGACGATATCCGTCACGAGTACAGTACCGTACCCTGGTCCGAGATGGCCGGTATGCGTGACAAGCTGATCCACGGGTACGCAACCGTCGAACTGCGGATCGTCTGGACGACGATCGAAGAGGAACTCCCGGCTCTGGAAACACAGGTCGAGTCGGTTCGAGCCGAGTTCGAGTGA